A genomic segment from Thermotoga neapolitana DSM 4359 encodes:
- a CDS encoding peptidoglycan DD-metalloendopeptidase family protein, whose protein sequence is MGRMKRRVILFLLALTLAACGFSSYFLVHYRVQKNDTLYSISLNFGVSPSLILDWNPGVTPASLRVGQEIVIPQPPGYLYTVKKGDTLDLIAKRFFTVASLIKKANNLESDIIYTGQKLFIPESIIGTAFNDEKFFIWPVYGTISSGFGWRIHPITGKYSFHSGIDIAAPEGTPIFAAESGIVEFAGENSGYGLMIKIKSSSYEHVYGHLSQIDVYEGQFVKKGQIIGRVGNTGLSTGPHLHFEVRVNQKATNPMNYLPSRIWVLKKELIGVGGE, encoded by the coding sequence ATGGGGAGAATGAAAAGGAGAGTCATTCTTTTTCTTCTTGCTTTAACGCTTGCTGCCTGTGGGTTTTCGTCTTATTTTTTAGTGCACTATAGAGTTCAGAAAAACGATACACTGTACAGTATCTCTTTAAATTTCGGTGTTTCACCCTCTCTCATCCTTGATTGGAACCCTGGGGTCACTCCTGCAAGTCTCAGAGTGGGACAGGAGATCGTTATACCCCAGCCTCCCGGTTATCTGTATACAGTGAAGAAGGGAGACACTCTAGACTTGATTGCAAAGAGGTTTTTCACCGTGGCCTCTTTGATAAAAAAAGCAAATAATTTAGAATCAGACATCATCTACACAGGGCAGAAACTTTTCATACCCGAGAGTATCATAGGAACGGCATTCAACGATGAAAAGTTTTTCATATGGCCCGTCTACGGTACCATTTCCTCTGGATTTGGCTGGAGGATACATCCCATCACTGGAAAGTACTCATTTCACTCGGGAATTGACATAGCGGCACCGGAGGGAACACCCATCTTTGCTGCAGAGAGCGGAATAGTTGAATTTGCCGGAGAAAACAGTGGATACGGTCTCATGATAAAGATAAAGTCTTCCTCGTACGAGCACGTGTACGGACATCTTTCTCAGATAGATGTTTATGAAGGCCAGTTTGTGAAGAAGGGTCAGATCATAGGACGGGTTGGAAACACGGGTTTGAGTACTGGACCACATCTTCACTTTGAAGTCAGGGTGAATCAAAAAGCCACAAATCCCATGAACTATCTGCCAAGCAGGATCTGGGTGCTGAAGAAAGAACTCATAGGTGTAGGTGGAGAATGA
- a CDS encoding DUF523 domain-containing protein, translating into MKILVSACLLGLPTRYDARSKENKKVLKLLEKHIIIPVCPEQLGGLPTPRPRCEILGGHGWTGNERVVDELGNDRTENFLRGAEITLQIARLLNVDLAILKSKSPSCGKNFVYDGSFSGRLVPGKGVTAFLLEKNGLKVFEENEVFVNNNDLL; encoded by the coding sequence ATGAAGATACTGGTCAGTGCATGTCTTCTCGGTCTTCCTACCCGATACGACGCCCGTTCTAAGGAAAACAAGAAAGTTCTGAAACTTCTGGAAAAACACATCATCATTCCCGTGTGCCCGGAGCAACTGGGTGGCCTTCCCACGCCACGTCCTCGATGTGAGATCCTCGGAGGACACGGCTGGACTGGAAATGAGCGTGTTGTTGACGAACTCGGAAACGACAGGACGGAAAATTTCCTCAGGGGAGCGGAGATCACCCTCCAGATCGCCCGCCTTTTAAACGTGGATCTTGCCATTTTGAAATCAAAGAGTCCCTCCTGCGGGAAAAACTTTGTCTACGATGGATCTTTTTCTGGAAGGCTTGTTCCAGGAAAAGGTGTCACAGCCTTTCTGCTGGAAAAAAACGGGTTGAAAGTCTTCGAGGAAAACGAAGTATTCGTGAATAACAATGATCTTCTTTGA